The Campylobacter concisus sequence TCTGCAAAGGCTTTGAGAAGAGATGGTTATCTAATCGCCAACATTTATGGCAAGGGATTAGAGAATGTTGCAGCTGCTTTTAAAGTAAATGACTTTATTAAAGAAGCACGTAAAAAAGAGAGCCTTGCTTTTGATGTGAAAGTAGGCGGAAAAGTTTATAATGTCGTTATTGTTGATTACCAAAGAGATGTTGTTACAAGTGATCTTAAACACGTAGATCTAAAAGTAGCACTTCCAGGCGTTTTATCAAAATATATGATCCCAGTTAAGCCAGTTGGAACACCTATTGGTCTTAAAAATAAGGGCGTTTTGATCCAATCAAAAAGACGTCTTTGTGTAAAATGCACAGCTGAAAATTTACCAAATTCATTTGACGTTGATGTAAGCAAACTTGACATCGACGATACTATTTTGGTTCGTGACATCACAGCTCCTAAAGGCGTTACTATCATTGACGCTGACCGTGTTGCGGTACTTGGAGTTATTAAAGCTAAATAAAAAGGGCTTTTGTGACACTAATAGCGGGGCTGGGAAATCCTGGCCCCAAATACGAAAACACTAGACACAACATAGGCTTTATGCTTATAGACTTCCTAAAAGACTCAAATTTCAAAGATGTTAGCTCAGCCAAATTCCAAGGCGAAGTTTTTAAATTTAACGACATTATTTTGCTAAAACCAACAACCTTTATGAACCTCTCAGGACAAAGTGTAAAAGCGGTAAAAGACTTTTATAAACCAGATAGAATAATCGTAATACACGATGATCTTGATCTTAGTTTTGGTGCAGTTAAATTTAAAAAAGGCGGCAGTAGTGGCGGGCATAACGGCATAAAATCAATCGATAATCTAATCGGCAACGACTACGAAAGGGTGCGTGTTGGCATTGGGCACCTTGGTGATGCTAAAAATTTTGTCCTTGGAGAGTTTAGCGATGAAGAAAAAAAGGCTTTAGATGAAATTTTAGCCTACACAAAAAATGCAGTTTGCGAGCTACTAAAGAGCGACATCAACGAAATTTCGCAAAAATTTACGATAAAAAAAGGTCTTATCAAATGAAACTATACGCCAGATACGTTGGCTGGGTCTATATAAAATCTTTTCTTATCGTATTTTTAGCACTTGAACTATTTTATGTTGGTATCGATCTGCTTACAAATTTAAAAGATCTGCCGCCATCTGCAAACCTTCAGCTCCTTTATGTTGGGCTTACATCGCTTAGCGCTATTGGCTACGTTTTGCCACTTTCGCTTATTTTTGCACTCATTATTTTGCATGTAAATATGGTCAGGTCAAACGAGCTAATCAGCTTTTATGCGCTTGGTATTAGTAAAAATAGTCTAATTTTTCCACCATTTTTTATTGCACTTTTTGTAACTATTTTTTATGTTGGCTTAAATTTTACTCCATTTGCCTATGCGCACGACTATCAAAAAAGTATCGCTAAAAATACGGCTTTTTCGAAAAACACAAATGATTCGTTTTTAAAATTTGAAGGCAAATTTATCTACATAAAGGAGCTAAATTCTGTTAATCAAATAGCAAATGATGTTAGAATTTTTGAGATAAATGGCACAAATTTACTCTCAACTACATTTGCAAATCATGCTAATTTTAAAGACAATGAGTGGATTTTAAAAGATGTTAATCAAACTATTTTGCCGCAAATTTTAGAGCTTGGTGGGGCTGGTTTTAATAAAATACAAAGCGAGAACTTAGATGCACTAAAAGGCTTTAAGCCAAAGAGTATTGAAAGCGCTGTTAGCGTTGAAAACTCAAAATTTAATATCCCAGATGCGATAAATTTTATAAAGACATTTAAAAATGAAGGCATCGGCCTTGATAGCGCAAAAACAGCTTTTTACAACCTTGCTATCGCTCCATTTTTTGCACCATTTTTATTGCTCATTTTTTACTATCATTTGCCTGTAACTGGTAGATTTTTTAATCTTGCACTTTCGACTTTTATCTTTGTTGTGATAACTCTTGTCGTTTGGGGATTGCTCTTTATTCTTGCAAAATTTGCACAAACTTCTGTGATCTTGCCAGAGATTGGCATAGTTTTGCCAGTTATTTTACTTTTTGCATACGCCATTTATCTCATAAAATCGCATCGTTAAGCCAAATTTTGGCAAGCTTTTTGTAAAATCAAGTCATTTTAATAAAGGCTATTTTATGGATTTTAAAGAGCTTGCAAGTAGATACAAAACCCCACTTTACATTTATGATTTTAACCACATAAAAAACCGTTACGAAGCACTAAAAAATGCTTTTTTTGCTAGAAAATCTCTCATTTGCTATGCGGTGAAAGCAAACTCAAATTTAAGTGTTTTGAAATTTCTAGCTGATCTTGGAGCTGGATTTGATTGTGTTAGCATTGGCGAAGTAAAAAGAGCGCTTTTAGCAGGTGCAAAGAGATATCAGATCATTTTTAGTGGCGTTGGCAAAAGCGATGAAGAGTTAAAAGAGGCTTTGAAAAATGAAATTTTGCTCATAAATGTCGAGAGTTTTGCCGAACTTTTAAGGCTTGAAAAGATCGCAAAAGGGCTAAACTTAAAGGCAAGGATCAGCATTAGGGTAAATCCAGGTGTCGATGCAAAAACTCACCCATATATCTCGACAGGACTAAATGAAAATAAATTTGGCGTTGATGCTGAAACAGCCAAAAGAATGTACATCCACGCTAAAAACTCGGACTTTCTTGAGCCAACTGGCATACATTTTCACATCGGCTCACAGCTAACTTCACTTAGCCCGATAATCGATGCTGCAAATATCGTTAGTGAGCTTTTAAGAGAGCTAAGAGCACTTGAGATTGATATCAAATTCTTTGACGTTGGTGGTGGACTTGGCATCATTTATAACGATGAAAAAGAGATAAATTTATATGACTACGCACAAGGAATTTTAGGCGCACTAAAGGGTCAAGATGTGACCATCGTTTGCGAGCCAGGACGTTTCATCGTGGGCAATGCTGGTTACTTTGTCGCAAGCGTTTTATATGAGAAATTTAACGGCAAAAAGAGATTTGTCATCACTGATGGAGCGATGAATGATCTCATAAGACCAAGCCTTTATGGCGCGCATCACAAAATTTTTGTCGATGGCAAGGATGAAAATTTAGGCACTTGCGATGTGGTCGGTCCAGTTTGTGAAAGCGGCGACTTTTTAGCAAAAGATATCAATCTACCAGAGTGTGAAAGTGGCGACATCATCGTGGTTAAAGGGGCTGGAGCTTATGGATTTAGCATGAGTTCAAACTACAACACAAGAAACAGAGCCGCTGAAGTTTGCGTGCTTGATGGCAAAGATAGGCTGATAAGAAGACGTGAGTGCTTTGAGGACGTCGTGGCACCTGAGATTGAGTTTTTGGAGAGCACTGATGCAAGAGCTAAATGAGCTTAGAAAAGAGATCGATAGTATCGATGATCTCATCTTAAATAAACTAAATGAAAGAATGAAGCTTGTCGAGCAGATCGGCAAGCTAAAGCAAACGACTGGGACGCCTATATATCGCCCTGAGCGCGAGCGAGCCATCATAAACCGCTTAACTAGCCTTAGCAAAGATAAAGCCTTAAATAAGGCTGCGATCGAGGCTATTTATCTTGAAATTTTCGCTGTTAGTAGAAATTTAGAGATGCCTCAAAAGATCGTCTATCTAGGGCCTGAGGGCACTTATACACATCAAGCGGCGCAAAGTAGATTTGGTGCGATGAGTGCCTACCTGCCACTTGCTACGATCGAGGCAGTTTTTACAAAGCTAGCTCAAAAAGAGGCAAAATATGGCGTCGTGCCTATCGAAAACAACACTGAAGGTGCTGTTGGAGCTACGCTTGATTGTTTGAGTAAATTTGATGATATAAAGATAGTGGCAGAGCTCTACGTAGATATCCACCACAGCTTTGTTAGCATAAATGAAAATTTAAAAGAGATAAAGCGAATTTACTCGCATCCGCAAGGCTACAACCAGTGCCGTAAATTTTTAGAAGATCACTTGCTAAATGAGGTTGAGTTTATCCCAGCCAAATCAACCGCAGCAGCTGCATATATGGCATCAATGGATAGAAATTCAGCCGCCATTTGCTCAAAGATCGCAGCTAAGATTTATAATGTGCCGATAGTTTATGAGACGATTGAAGACAATATGGCAAATAGAACGAGATTTTTGATTTTAAGCGATTTTAAAAATGCAAGAGTTGAGAACTCAAAAACTTCAATCCTTGCAAAGACTGACCACAGTCCAGGACGCCTTGCTGATCTGCTTTCTATCTTTAAAAATGAAAATATCAATATCACAAAACTTGAGTCACGCCCTATAAAACAACGCGAGTTTAAATCAATGTTTTATCTTGATTTTGAAGGGCATATCGACGATGAGAAGGTACAAAATGCCTTTGAATTAGCAAAAGAGAGCGGTGCTGAGATAAGCTGGTTAGGGAGTTATTTAAACGGAGAAGAGTAATGAAGTTTAATGATTTTTTAGATGATTTAGTTAATTACGAGGCTGGAAAGCCGATTGAGCTTGTAGTTAGAGAGTTTGGCATCGAGGCAAAAGATGTGATAAAGCTAGCTAGCAATGAAAATCCTTTTGGCACGAGCAAACGCGTAGAAGAGGCGCTAAAAGAGGTCGCTAAAAATGCACATCTCTATCCAGATGATAGCTACTTTGAGCTAAAAGAGGGACTGGCTAAGAAATTTGGCGTAACTAGCAAAAATCTAATCATCGGCTCTGGAAGTGACCAGATCATAGAGTATGCACTTCACGCAAAGGCAAATAAGCAAAGTGGCGTTTTGATGGCTGGCGTGACATTTGCGATGTATGAAATTTATACAAAGCAAACTGGAGCAAAAATTTATCGCACAAAGAGTGTAGAGCACAATTTGAGCGAGTTTTTAGAAATTTATAATGCGCATAAAGATGAAATTTCAGTAATCTTTCTTTGCTTGCCAAACAATCCTTTGGGTGAGTGTTTGGACGCAGATGAGGTCTTTAAATTTATAAAAAGTATTGATGAAAATACGCTTGTTGTGCTTGATTGTGCCTATAATGAATTTGCAAAATTTAAAGATAGCAAAAAAGAGATAAGGCCAAGCGAGGTAGTGAAATTTAAAAATGCCATCTATCTTGGAACATTCTCAAAGGCCTACGCACTTGGTGGCATGCGCGTTGGATACGGCGTGGCAAATGAAGAGATTATAGGCGCTCTCTCAAAACTAAGAGCTCCATTCAATATCACAACTCCAAGCCTAAGAGCTGCGATAGTAGCACTTAATGATGATGAATTTGTGCAAAAAACCATGCAAAATAATTTCGAGCAGATGAAGAGATATGAGGAATTTGCAAAGCAAAATGGCATAGAGTTTATCCCAAGCTACACAAATTTCATCACATTTAAATTTAACGAGCCAAAATCAAGCCAGATATGCGAAAAGATGCTAAAAAAGGGTATAATTTTGCGAGATCTAAAAAGCTACGCCCTAAATGCGGTGAGAATCACCATCGGCCTTAGTTGGCAAAATGATAGAGTTTTTGAAGAATTAAAGCAAATTTTAAAGTAGGAATATGGATTTTAAAGCATTACTTCATCAAATAAGTCAAATTTATCAAAAGCTTTCATTAAAGCAAAAAATAGTTGCAGCTAGCTCGATCGTCTTGGTCGTGGCATTTTTAGTGTTTTTAACACTTTATAAAAGCAAAAATGAAAATTTTGCAGGCTATAGTGTTCTTTTTGAAAACATTAGCCCAAATGATTCTGCCTTAATACTTGATCAGCTAAATAAAGATGGAATTAAATATAAATTGGCAAACGAAGGCACTATCCTTGTGCCAACGAGCGATGTCTATAAAGAGCGCATCGCTGTTGCAACGCTTGGAATACCAAAAGAGAGCAAAATCGGCTTTGAAATTTTTGATAAGCAAGAATTTGGTGCGACTGATGCCGAGCAGAGAGTAAAATTTCAAAGAGCGCTTGAGGGCGAACTAGCTAGAACGATTGAAAGTCTCTCATCTATTCAAAAAGCGACTGTTCGTATCGCTATCCCTAAAGAGAGCGTTTTTACTGAGCGTCAAGCACTTCCAACCGCTTCTATCGTCGTTGAGCTAAAGCCAGGCGTTAGTTTAAATGCGAAGCAAATTTTTGGTATTAAAAACCTTGTCGCTGCCTCTGTTACAAACTTGAGCACAGAAAATGTAAAGATCGTCAATCAAGATGGCGTCGCACTTGGCGATGAAGACGGTGAGTTTGATAGTGATGCTATAGCTCAGCAGATCCGCTATAAGCGCGAGTTTGAAAATAATTACGAGCAAAAGATCGTAAATGTGCTAGCTCCTATCGTGGGCGGTGCGGACAAGGTCGTAGCAAAGGTAAATATCGACTTTGACTTCGATAAAAAAGATACAAAAAGTGAAGTTTATGACCCAAATAACGTCGTAAGAAGCGAAAGCAATATCGAAGAAAAACGCCAAGGCTCAGCGCCAAATGAAGTAGGTGGCGTCCCAGGTGCGGTTAGCAACATTGGCCCTGTTCAAGGCCTTGATGATAGCACTTTAAAAGAGCAGTACAACAAAAGCTCACAGCAGACAAACTATGAAATTTCAAAGAAAGTAACAAGCATTAAAGGGCAGTTTGCTAGCATAAATAGAGTGAGTGCAGCTGTTGTTATAGACGGACTTTATCAAAGTAAAAAAGATAGCGACGGCAAGCCAACTGGTGAGGTGGAATTTACTCCACTTTCTAAAGAGCAAAGAGAATCAATCACAAATTTAATCAAACAATCAATCGGCTATAACCAAAATAGAGGCGATGAAGTAAGCTTAGATAACTTTGAGTTTAAAACCGGTAAAGATATAAGCACTAGCGAGAAGATGGATGGCTTTGTGAATAACTATGTAGTGCCATTTATGCCGCTACTAAAATATATTTTTGCGGCATTATTGCTCTACATCTTCTACAAAAAAGTAATTGTGCCATTTATGCAAAAGATGCTTGAAGAGACAAAAGAAGAAGAGGAGCAAGTTCAAGATGGTCTTGAAGATATTGAGGTAGATGCTGAAGATACGCTTGAGAAATTTAAAGCTGCTCGCAAAAAGGTCGAAGAGCAACTAGGGCTTAGTGGCGAGTTTAATGAAGATGAACTAAAATATGATGTTTTACTTGAGAAAATGAGAGCGGTCATCACAGAAAGAAATGAAGAGATAGCAATGCTACTTCAAGATATGGTAAAAAATGACAGCGACTTTAATATGCGTAAGGAAATTTGATGTCAATAAAGCTAAATGACAAGCAAAAAATGATATATGATGATCTATCGATGCCTGAAAAGATTGCTATTTTGCTGATTCAGCTTGGCGAAGAGGCAACTGCTCTTATATTTTCTCATATGGATGTTGATGTCATCACTGAAATTTCAGGCTATATCGCAACTGCGAAAAATATTGATAAGCAAGTTGCAAGTGCTGTGCTAGAAGAATTTTACGCTCTAATGCAGTCAAATCAATATATGAGAAGTGGCGGTTTAGAGTACGCAAAAGAAATTTTGTACCGCACATTTGGTCCAGAGGCAGCTCAGAAAATTTTAGACAAGCTTGCAAAAAGCATGGAAAACTCAAAAAGCTTTGGCTATCTTGATAAGATAAAACCACAACAGCTTGCAGACTTTATCATAAAAGAGCACCCTCAAACCATCGCGCTAATACTAGCTCACATGGACTCAACGAGCGCTGCTGAAACGCTTAGCTTTTTCTCAGATGAGCTAAGAAGTGAAGTTGTCATTAGAATGGCAAATCTTGGCGATATTAGCCCATCGGTAATTAAGCGCGTTTCAACCGTGCTTGAGGGCAAGCTTGAAAGTCTTACATCATACAAAGTCGAAGTTGGCGGTCCAAGAGCTGTAGCAGAAGTGCTTAATAGACTTGGGCAAAAAGCTAGCAAAAGCACGATCGAACGCATCGAACAAAGCGATGATAAGCTTGCAACAACGATTAAAGAGCTTATGTTTACCTTTGAAGATATTATCAACCTTAATGCAACTGCGATTAGAGAAATTCTTAAAAATGTCGATAAAAAAGACCTTATGGTCGCATTTAAAGGCTCAAGCGATGGCATAAAGGATAAATTTTTATCAAATATGTCTCAGCGTGCAGCTGAAGCTTTTAAAGAGGAGATGCAATATCTTGGTGCGGTGCGTGTAAAAGATGTTGAAGAGGCCCAAAGGCGCATAGTAGAGACAGTGCAAACTCTAGCTGATCAAGGTGTATTCCAAGTCGGCGAAGCAGATGAGATGATAGAATGAAAAGCAGCGTAATAACCAGTGAGACTTCTCCAGCTCACTTTATAGAAAATTACAGATTTAAGGTGCTTGGAGTTGGAGAGCGAGCCGCAGATAGTGCTCCTGTATTGATAGAAGAAAATAATCTTAGTGAAGAGTTAAGCGAGCAAAATTTTGGGCAAAAGGGTGAAAATTTCATTCCTCAAGCTAGCCACCAAACGCAAGCAAGCCCGCAAAACCACTTTGCTTCTCAGGCTCAAAACTCACAAATGCAGCAAGGAGGCGAGTCAAGCTTTGTTGAAGAACTGCTTAAAAAAACAGATGAGCTAAGCAGCAACATCATCAAACTTCAAATGCAAATAGAAAATCAAGAGAGCGAATTTGCTAAGCGCCTTGAGGCTGAAATTTCTCGTGCAAAAGAGGATGGCAAAAATGAAGGTATCGCCCAAGCAAATGCGGCAAATGAAGCGAAGATAAATGAGCTTGAGGCTAGATTTAGCGCTTCAGCAGCAAAGCTGGATGAGCAGTATGTTAAATTCGATGAGTTTTTAAAGAAGATCGAAGAAGAGCTCGGACAAACTGCTATAAAAATCGCAAAAGAAGTAATCGATAAAGAAATTTCAACCTCTTCAAATCAGATCGCTCATCATTTAGCAAGCTCTCTTATAAAAGAACTAAGTAATGTCAAAAATATAGAAATTCGTGTAAATCCTGAAGATAGCGAATATATAAAAGAGCAATTTAGCAAGAATGGACACGTCAAAATAAGCGCTGATGATGCTATAAGCAAAGGCGGTGTGGTTATTATAAGTGATGGTGGCAATATCGATGCGACTATGCAAACAAGGCTAGAAAAACTAAAAATGCTGGTAAATAATGAATAAAGACGTTAAAAGTTTAGATGTTGATGAACTAAACGCACTTTGTCATGACATCAGGGATAAAATTTTAGCCACCGTTAGCAAAAATGGCGGTCACCTTAGCTCAAATATCGGTGCAGTTGAGATCATTGTGGCGATGCATAAAATTTTTGATGTGACAAAAGATCCATTTATTTTTGATGTGAGCCACCAAAGCTACGCACACAAGCTACTAACTGGGCGCTGGGAGAGCTTTGATACGCTTAGAAAATTTAATGGCATCAGCGGCTATACAAAGCCAAGCGAGAGTAAATTTGACTACTTTGTAGCAGGGCATAGCTCGACGTCCATATCTTTAGCAGTTGGTGCTGCAAAGGCAATAAAACTTAAAAACGAAGATCGTATCCCAGTAGCTGTCATAGGCGATGGCTCACTAAGTGGTGGAATGGCGTACGAGGCGCTAAATGAGATGGGAGACAGAAAATATCCTTGTGTCATCATCCTAAACGACAACGAGATGAGTATAAGCAAGCCTATAGGCGCGCTTAGCAAGTACCTAAGCCAGATGATGGCAGGACAGTTTTATCAAAAATTTAAGGGCAGGGTTGAGAAATTTCTAAGTTATATGCCAGATTCAGCCGCATATATGGCTAGGCGCATGGAGGAGGGTATCAGGCTAATTACTCCAGGTATGTTTTTTGAAGAGCTTGGGCTTGAGTACATAGGCCCTGTCGATGGACACGACTTAGGCGCGCTTCTTAGTACATTTGAAACTGCTAAAAATATGAAAAAGCCAGTCATTGTGCACGTGCAGACACTAAAGGGCAAAGGGTATGAATTTGCTGAGGGGTGCTACGAAAATTGGCACGGAGTTGGGCCATTTGATCTAAAAAGTGGCGAATTTATTAAAAGACAGTCAAATAAGTCAGCCACGGCGATCTTTAGCGAGCATCTTTTAAAGATGGCAAGAGAGCATAGCGATATCGTTGGTGTTACGGCTGCGATGCCAACAGGTACTGGTATGGATGCCTTGATACAAGAATTTCCAGATCGTTTTTGGGACGTAGCGATAGCCGAGCAGCATGCAGTCACCTCGATGTCAGCTATGGCAAAAGAGGGTTTTAAGCCATTTGTCGCGATATACTCAACTTTTATGCAAAGGGCCTATGATCAAGTCATTCATGACGCTTCTATTTTAAATTTAAACATCACTTTTGCGATGGATAGGGCTGGTATTGTGGGCGAGGACGGCGAAACGCATCAGGGTGCTTTTGATATCAGTTTTTTAAATGCCGTGCCAAACATGGTTCTCTTTGCTCCAAGGTGTGAAGAGAGCATGAAAAATGTTATGGAATTTGCCTACTCTTACAAGGGCGTAAGCGCTTTTAGATACCCACGCGGAGCGTTTATCTTAAGAGATGAGTTTGAAGCTCAGCCACTTGAGTTTGGTAAGGGTGAAATTTTAGCTGATGCAAATAGTGATATTGTATTTTTAGGCTATGGCAACGGCGTTGGCAGAGCAAATTTGGTCAGAAATTTACTAACTGGCAAGCTTGATGTGATATTGGTTGATCTTGTCTTTGCAAAGCCGCTTGATAGTGAGCTTTTATTAGATCTTGCAAAACGCACTAAAAAGTGGTACATCTTTAGCGATAGTGCTAAAAGAGGCGGTATTGGTGAGATAGTAAGTGCATTTTTACAAGAAAATAAAATTTCAAATATAAGCGTCATTAGCTTCGAGTATGAAGATAAATTTATCCCACATGGTTCAACTGCTGAGGTCGAAAAGTACCTTGGTATAAGTGCTGAGCAGATTACCAAAAATTTACTAGAAAATAATTAATATCATTTAATAAAGTAACGTTTAATATTATTTTTGCTAGCATAAGCCAAAATAAAAACAAGGAAAAGCACTATGCAATACGTATCATTATTAAAGCAATCTGGGCTAAAAGTCACGCCACAACGCCTTAGCGTTTTAAGAATTCTTGATCGCCACACGCATCCAACGATTGATGAGCTTTATGATGAAATTTTAAAAGAGAGCCCATCAGTTTCTCTTGCGACAGTTTATAAAAATTTAAATACTTTAAAAGACGAAGGTCTCGTAGTTGAAGTAAATATCGTCAATCAAAAAGCTAGATATGACATCTACGAATATCCACATATTCATGTTGTCTGCGAAAGCTGTGGAAGCGTCGAGGACGTGAGCTACGATGATGCTGAGCTTGGCAAATATCAAGAGGCACTAGAAAAGAAGATCGGAAATATAATAGAGCGTCTAAACATCGTAGCTAGTGTAAAAAGCTGTAAACACTGTAAATAAAATTTATGTTGCTATTTAGCAACATAAATTCCATCTTTTTTCTTATAAAAATACTTTTAAAATAAGCCTAAATTTAGCATTTTTCTCATTGTTTTAAGCACTAACTTGCTAAAATGAACAAAAAATTTTGGAGAAAAATGTGAGTTTGGAGATAGAGCGTAAATTTTTACTCAAAAATTCTCAAATTCTAGATTTTTTAAAAGAAGCTGGAGTAGTTTTTAAGCACCTTGAAATTTCTCAATTTTATACCAAGATAACGCAAAATGAAGAGATCCGCTTTCGAAGTGAAGAGGATAAATTTATAAAAACTGTAAAGATCGGCAAAGATCTAATCAGAGAAGAAAATGAAGAATTTTGTGAAAAAGCAGAGTTTAAAAAGGCTCTTAAAAACCGCATCGGTAGTGTCATCTTAAAAGATAGATACACTTTTAAACTAAATAACAATCCTTGCAACATCGATATTTTTAAAAATAAACTAAACGGACTTTGTACATTTGAGATCGAATTTAGCGATGAAAATGAGGCCGTCTTTTTCAAGCTACCACCGTTTTTAGAAAATTTTTGCCTAAGTGACGTAACTTGCGATAAAAGATATAAAAACAAATTTCTTGCCATCCATGCTAATGAAAATGAACAAATCGACTACAAAAGAGCCTATAAGATCATAAAAGAAAAAGAAATTTTGCCAAATTTTGCTGTAAATCTAAAAAGCGGCGAGGCGCTAAGAGTCCTTTTCGTTAGTATTTTTAAAGTAATAAAAAGGCTAAAAAGCCAGTATTTGATAGATAAAGATGAAGAAGTTTTGCATGAGCTTCGCGTAAATTTAAGAAAGGTTAGATCGATCCTTAAAATTTTTAGTGGCGTTTTTGATGAGAAAGTGACACTTTTTTTTGGTGAGAATTTTAAAATGCTTGCAAACTCGACAAACAAAAAGCGAGATTTGGATGTATTTTTGAGCTTTTTAAACGAGCAAAAGCACGCAAATGAGCCTATTTATTTTGTAAAAAAGGCTCTAGATTTAGAGTATGAAAATGTAAAAAGCTACCTTGGCGACGAAGAAAATTACGCATTTTTAAAAGAGTGGGAGATATTTTTAAACGAGGGTGAATTTTATAAGTCAAAACTCTTTGATGTAAGCCTTTCGCGCCTTGGTTCGTTTAAGCTTAGAACGCTTTTGGTTTTAGCTCAAAAAAGACTAAAAAGCCTTAATCAAGACTGCCCAAATGAGAGCTTTCATGATCTTAGGATAGAGCTTAAAAAGATGAGATATACATACGAGTTTTTATGTGAAATTTTCTATTTTGAGGGGCTTAAAAAGTATGAAGAGAAGCTAAAGCAGATGCAAGAAATTTTTGGCAATCTTCAAGACTATGACGTTTGGCTCGGCATCCTTAAAAGACTTCCGGAAATGCCAGATAAAGAGAGGCTCGAGAGTAAAATTTACAAGCAAATTTATAAAAGTAGAGAAGAGATACTAAAAAAGCGTCTTAAATTTATAAAAGCAACTCGCAAAATTTCAAGAAATTTAAAAATTTACTACATATAAAAGGGCAAATTTATGCAAAAACAAGAAAAAATCGTTGATATGTTTAACCAGATCGCTCCTACTTATGATGTCGCAAACAGAGTGTTAAGCCTTGGTGTGGACGTGAGTTGGAGGAAATTTGCCTGCAGATATATGCTAGAAATTTTTAAAAATAAAAGCATAAATATCGTAGATGTGGCTTGTGGCACTGGCGATATGATGGGGCTTTGGAGTGAAATTTCAAAAGAATTTGGCGTTGAGATAAAAAGCCTTACTGGCATCGATCCCTCAAGCGGCATGCTAAAAGAGGCGAGGGTGAAATTTCCAAATTTTAAATTTATAGAGGCCTACGCTGACAACACTACGCTTGCAAGCGGTGAGGCTCAAATTCTAAGTATAAGCTATGGCATCAGAAACGTGGTTGAGCGAAAGGCTGCGCTTAGAGAGTTTAACAGAGTACTTGCTCTAAATGGCTACGTAGT is a genomic window containing:
- a CDS encoding CHAD domain-containing protein, producing MSLEIERKFLLKNSQILDFLKEAGVVFKHLEISQFYTKITQNEEIRFRSEEDKFIKTVKIGKDLIREENEEFCEKAEFKKALKNRIGSVILKDRYTFKLNNNPCNIDIFKNKLNGLCTFEIEFSDENEAVFFKLPPFLENFCLSDVTCDKRYKNKFLAIHANENEQIDYKRAYKIIKEKEILPNFAVNLKSGEALRVLFVSIFKVIKRLKSQYLIDKDEEVLHELRVNLRKVRSILKIFSGVFDEKVTLFFGENFKMLANSTNKKRDLDVFLSFLNEQKHANEPIYFVKKALDLEYENVKSYLGDEENYAFLKEWEIFLNEGEFYKSKLFDVSLSRLGSFKLRTLLVLAQKRLKSLNQDCPNESFHDLRIELKKMRYTYEFLCEIFYFEGLKKYEEKLKQMQEIFGNLQDYDVWLGILKRLPEMPDKERLESKIYKQIYKSREEILKKRLKFIKATRKISRNLKIYYI
- the ubiE gene encoding bifunctional demethylmenaquinone methyltransferase/2-methoxy-6-polyprenyl-1,4-benzoquinol methylase UbiE; translated protein: MQKQEKIVDMFNQIAPTYDVANRVLSLGVDVSWRKFACRYMLEIFKNKSINIVDVACGTGDMMGLWSEISKEFGVEIKSLTGIDPSSGMLKEARVKFPNFKFIEAYADNTTLASGEAQILSISYGIRNVVERKAALREFNRVLALNGYVVVLEFTKRQKKGLITSLRDFYLSKILPSIGGFISKNKEAYEYLPSSIENFLDAKSFCDELVEAGFEIELCKGFSMGISTLFIAKKVKNDIRRF